One Peromyscus leucopus breed LL Stock chromosome 6, UCI_PerLeu_2.1, whole genome shotgun sequence genomic region harbors:
- the LOC114707604 gene encoding LOW QUALITY PROTEIN: RE1-silencing transcription factor-like (The sequence of the model RefSeq protein was modified relative to this genomic sequence to represent the inferred CDS: deleted 1 base in 1 codon): VLKEKKSCGNASVVQVTTRIRKSATETKAAEMKHIDVHTGNNKENVSKANKNKGKVDAETHLSDDPVNEEPVTKKKKKMESKSKNSTEVPKDDSKMEETKGDNKKQNTSIKKSAKKKPQKGKSSKKGSRPAQEKQKETALAEPPSMELAQEEVSSGPALTQVVVTPTGSTQPGLPSPMDIAQTGPAQMELPSPLELPQREPPPPTEPPKMEQPLPMELTQMEQPPPMEPDQMEPPPPMEPAQREPPPPMEPDQMKPPPPMESQQGHCQKRLLCPLNHAQVEVAQTGPPHMGSVQKEPPAVMEPPLQVKPVTKRSSPQKESTKEKSGMRGDVVWQELVLIEVGLVPVRDSQLLKGSRHAQDLPKGNSRRDETPKDQEIGSDGEGNKMVPLKKVGTEEAGKSLAMLAAPKESTSVLSSEQNSNGSGGETLHAKYQTGSAGLCEMGVDTEQNPDSVPVKASAPEPASPLPPVPSPTVTASPPMTLAENESPDIDDDEGIHSHDGSHLSVNMSEGSDDSGLHGAWPVPQEASSKSGKEGLAVKITEGEFVCIFCDRSFRKEKDYSKHLNRHLVNVYFLEKAAEGQE; the protein is encoded by the exons gttttaaaagagaagaagtcttgtggcaatgcctcagtggtccaggtaactaccagaattCGGAAATCTgcgacggagactaaggcagcagagatgaaacacatagatgtacatacaggaaataataaagaaaatgtcagtaAAGCCAATAAGAACAAAGGAAAGGTGGATGCTGAAACCCATCTGTCAGATGATCCTGTGaacgaggaaccagtgacaaaaaag aaaaaaaagatggaaagcaaatccaaaaatagtaccgaggtgccaaaggatgacagcaagatggaggagactaagggggacaataaaaagcaaaatacttccattaaaaaaagtgcaaagaagaaacctcaaaaaggtaaatcaagtaagaaaggcagcagacctgctcaggagaagcagaaggagacagctctggcagagcctccttccatggagctggctcaggaggaggtctcttcCGGTCCTGCGCTCACTCAAGTGGTGGTCACCCCTACAGGCTCTACTCAGCCCGGGCTTCCTTCTCCAatggatattgctcagactgggcctgctcagatggagctgccttctcccctggagcttcctcagagggagccgcctcctcccacggagcctccaaagatggagcagcctcttcccatggagcttactcagatggaacagcctcctcccatggagcctgatcagatggagcctcctcctcccatggagcctgctcagagggagccacctcctcccatggagcctgatcagatgaagccgcctcctcccatggagtctcagcaGGGACATTGTCAGAAGAGGTTGCTTTGTCCTTTGAaccatgctcaggtggaggttgctcagacagggcctcctcacatgggatctgttcagaaggagcctcctgctgtcatggagccacctcttcaagtgaaaccagtcaccaaaaggtcttctccccaaaaagagagtaccaaggagaAGTCGGGCATGCGGGGTGATGTGGTGTGGCAGGAGCTagtccttattgaagttggcttagtgcctgttagagatagccagcttctgaagggaagcaggcacgcacaggatcttccaaagggaaactcaagaagagacgagacacccaaggaccaagaaattggctctgatggggaaggaaataaaatggtccctctcaagaaagtgggaacagaggaagctggcaagagtctagctatgcttgctgctcccaaggaatctaccagtgtcttatcctcagaacaaaactcaaatgggtcaggtggtgaaacgttacatgctaagtatcagactggttcagctgggctttgtgaaatgggagtggacactgagcagaacccagacagtgtccctgtgaaagcctcagcacccgaACCAGCATCACCATTGCCTCCTGTCCCATCACCAACCGTAACGGCCTCGCCTCCTATGACTTTGGCTGAAAACGAGTCACCGGACATTGATGATGacgaaggcatccacagccatgatggaagtcACCTGAGTGTTAATATGTCtgagggaagtgatgattctgggctgcatggggcttggccagtgccacaagaagcaagttcaaaaagtgggaaggagggattggcagttaaaataaccgagggagagtttgtttgtattttctgtgatcggtctttcagaaaggaaaaggattacagcaagcacctcaatcgccatctggttaatgtatacttccttgaaaaagcagccgaggggcaggagtag